In Lutra lutra chromosome 13, mLutLut1.2, whole genome shotgun sequence, one genomic interval encodes:
- the BAG1 gene encoding BAG family molecular chaperone regulator 1 isoform X2, translating into MKKVRPRSAGSEEVAGSEEVARKEEVARSEEVTQSEEMAAAGLSVTVTHSNEKHDLHVTPQQGCSEPVVQDLAQVVEEATGVPLPFQKLIFKGKSLKEMEKPLSALGIQNGCRVMLIGKKNSPEEEAELKKLKGLEKSVEKIADQLQELNKELTGIQQGFLAKDLQAEALCKLDRRVKATIEQFMKILEEIDTLILPENFKDSRLKRKGLVKRVQAFLAECDTVEQNICQETERLQSMNLALTE; encoded by the exons ATGAAGAAAGTGCGGCCTCGCTCGGCCGGGAGCGAAGAGGTG GCCGGGAGCGAAGAGGTGGCCCGGAAAGAAGAGGTGGCCCGGAGCGAAGAGGTGACCCAGAGCGAGGAAATGGCGGCAGCCGGGCTCAGCGTGACCGTCACCCACA gcAATGAGAAGCACGATCTTCATGTTACCCCACAACAGGGCTGTAGTGAGCCAGTTGTCCAAGACCTGGCCCAGGTTGTTGAAGAGGCCACAGGAGTCCCACTGCCTTTTCAGAAACTTATATTTAAGG GAAAATCTCTGAAGGAAATGGAGAAGCCACTGTCAGCACTCGGAATACAAAATGGTTGCCGAGTCATGTTAATTGGGAAGAAG aaTAGTCCAGAGGAAGAGGCTGAACTAAAGAAGTTGAAAGGTTTGGAGAAGTCTGTGGAGAAGATAGCTGACCAACTGCAAGAGTTGAACAAAGAGCTTACTGGAATCCAACAG GGTTTCCTAGCCAAGGATTTGCAAGCTGAAGCCCTCTGCAAACTTGATAGGAGAGTAAAAGCCACTATCGAGCAATTTATGAAAATCTTGGAAGAGATTGACACACTG ATTCTGCCGGAAAATTTCAAAGACAGTAGACTGAAAAGGAAGGGTTTGGTGAAAAGGGTTCAG GCATTCCTAGCTGAGTGTGACACGGTGGAACAGAACATCTGCCAGGAGACAGAGCGGCTACAGTCCATGAACTTGGCCCTGACCGAGTGA
- the CHMP5 gene encoding charged multivesicular body protein 5: MNRFFGKAKPKAPPPSLTDCIGTVDSRAESIDKKISRLDAELVKYKDQIKKMREGPAKNMVKQKALRVLKQKRMYEQQRDNLAQQSFNMEQANYTIQSLKDTKTTVDAMKLGVKEMKKAYKQVKIDQIEDLQDQLEDMMEDANEIQEALSRSYGTPELDEDDLEAELDALGDELLADEDSSYLDEAASAPAIPEGVPTDTKNKDGVLVDEFGLPQIPAS; this comes from the exons ATGAACCGATTCTTCGGGAAAGCGAAACCCAAGGCTCCGCCGCCCAGCCTGACTGACTGCATTGGCACG GTGGACAGCAGGGCAGAATCCATTGACAAGAAGATTTCTCGACTGGATGCTGAGCTTGTGAAGTATAAGGATCAGATCAAGAAGATGAGAGAGGGTCCCGCCAAG AATATGGTCAAACAGAAAGCCTTGAGGGTTTTAAAGCAAAAGCGGAT GTATGAGCAGCAGCGGGACAATCTTGCCCAACAGTCATTTAACATGGAACAAGCCAATTACACCATCCAGTCATTGAAGGACACCAAGACCACG gtTGATGCTATGAAACTGGGagtaaaggaaatgaagaaagcatATAAGCAGGTGAAAATCGACCAGATTGAG GATTTACAAGACCAGCTAGAAGACATGATGGAAGATGCCAATGAAATCCAAGAAGCGCTGAGCCGTAGTTATGGCACCCCAGAATTAGATGAAGATGACCTGGAAGCAG AGTTGGATGCCCTGGGTGATGAGCTTCTGGCCGATGAAGACAGCTCTTACTTGGATGAAGCAGCTTCTGCACCTGCAATTCCAGAAGGCGTTCCCACTGACACAAAGAATAAg GATGGAGTCCTGGTGGATGAATTTGGATTGCCACAGATCCCTGCTTCATAG
- the BAG1 gene encoding BAG family molecular chaperone regulator 1 isoform X1 produces MKKVRPRSAGSEEVARSEEVAQSEEEAGSEEVARKEEVARSEEVTQSEEMAAAGLSVTVTHSNEKHDLHVTPQQGCSEPVVQDLAQVVEEATGVPLPFQKLIFKGKSLKEMEKPLSALGIQNGCRVMLIGKKNSPEEEAELKKLKGLEKSVEKIADQLQELNKELTGIQQGFLAKDLQAEALCKLDRRVKATIEQFMKILEEIDTLILPENFKDSRLKRKGLVKRVQAFLAECDTVEQNICQETERLQSMNLALTE; encoded by the exons ATGAAGAAAGTGCGGCCTCGCTCGGCCGGGAGCGAAGAGGTGGCCCGAAGTGAAGAGGTGGCCCAGAGCGAAGAAGAGGCCGGGAGCGAAGAGGTGGCCCGGAAAGAAGAGGTGGCCCGGAGCGAAGAGGTGACCCAGAGCGAGGAAATGGCGGCAGCCGGGCTCAGCGTGACCGTCACCCACA gcAATGAGAAGCACGATCTTCATGTTACCCCACAACAGGGCTGTAGTGAGCCAGTTGTCCAAGACCTGGCCCAGGTTGTTGAAGAGGCCACAGGAGTCCCACTGCCTTTTCAGAAACTTATATTTAAGG GAAAATCTCTGAAGGAAATGGAGAAGCCACTGTCAGCACTCGGAATACAAAATGGTTGCCGAGTCATGTTAATTGGGAAGAAG aaTAGTCCAGAGGAAGAGGCTGAACTAAAGAAGTTGAAAGGTTTGGAGAAGTCTGTGGAGAAGATAGCTGACCAACTGCAAGAGTTGAACAAAGAGCTTACTGGAATCCAACAG GGTTTCCTAGCCAAGGATTTGCAAGCTGAAGCCCTCTGCAAACTTGATAGGAGAGTAAAAGCCACTATCGAGCAATTTATGAAAATCTTGGAAGAGATTGACACACTG ATTCTGCCGGAAAATTTCAAAGACAGTAGACTGAAAAGGAAGGGTTTGGTGAAAAGGGTTCAG GCATTCCTAGCTGAGTGTGACACGGTGGAACAGAACATCTGCCAGGAGACAGAGCGGCTACAGTCCATGAACTTGGCCCTGACCGAGTGA